The following is a genomic window from Enterobacter cloacae.
GATTAACCCGGGGAAGGCCTCTGAGTCCGTAACGTTGTTCAGCGACAGGTCAGCGCAGATGATTTCATGTGTTTTACTGTCAACGGCGAGATGCAGCTTACGCCAGATACGGCGGCGTTCCTGGCCATGCTTTTTGACTTTCCACTCGCCTTCACCGAAGACCTTCAGCCCGGTGGAATCAATTACCAGGTGTGCGATTTCACCCCGGGTGGGCGTTTTGAAACTGACATTAACCGACTTTGCCCGCCTGCTGACACAGCTGTAATCCGGGCAGCGTAGCGGAACGTTCATCAGAGAAAAAATGGAATCAATAAAGCCCTGCGCAGCGCGCAGGGTCAGCCTGAATACGCGTTTAATGACCAGCACAGTCGTGATGGCAAGGTCAGAATAGCGCTGAGGTCTGCCTCGTGAAGAAGGCGCTGCCGACTCATACCAGGCCTGAATAGCTTCATCATCCAGCCAGAAAGTTATGGAGCCACGGTTGATGAGGGCTTTATTGTAGGTGGGCCAGTTGGTGATTTTGAACTTTTGCTTTGCCACGGAACGGTCTGCGTTGTCGGGAAGATGCGTGATCTGATCCTTCAACTCAGCAAAAGTTCGATTTATTCAACAAAGCCGCGGTGATGCTTACGGTATGGTGGTTATCAAGTTTTATCCTGATTAGCACCCTTAATGGCTATTTCGATAATCAGGACCGCGATTTTCTGACAGGTAAACTTCAGCTCACCGAAGAGTTTCTTAAAACAGAGACGTTCCGGAACAAAACGGATATTAAGTCATTATCAGAAAAAATAAACGATGCGATGGTAGGGCACAATGGTTTATTCATTTCTATAAAAAACATGGAAAATGAAAAAATTGTTGAACTCTATGCCAAAAATTCTGTTGTTCCAGCGGTCCTGCTTAATAAGTCGGGTGATATTCTCGACTATATGATCCAGACGGAAGAAAATAACACCGTGTACCGCAGTATCTCGCGGCGGGTTGCCGTGACGCCGGAACAGGGTAAAAGCAAACATGTCATCATTACGGTTGCCACGGATACTGGGTATCACACCCTGTTTATGGATAAGCTCAGTACCTGGCTGTTCTGGTTCAATATCGGTCTGGTCTTTATTTCTGTTTTTCTGGGCTGGCTGACCACACGTATTGGTCTGAAACCGCTACGGGAAATGACCAGTCTGGCTTCCTCCATGACCGTACACAGCCTGGATCAGCGTCTTAATCCCGATTTGGCTCCGCCGGAAATTTCTGAGACCATGCAGGAGTTCAATAACATGTTCGATCGCCTGGAGGGGTCATTCCGGAAACTGTCAGATTTCTCGTCTGACATCGCGCATGAGCTGCGCACAGCGGTCAGTAATCTGATGATGCAGACGCAGTTTGCACTGGCTAAGGAAAGGGATGTTTCGCATTACCGCGAAATCTTATTCGCTTACCTGGAAGAACTGAAAAGGTTGTC
Proteins encoded in this region:
- a CDS encoding IS5 family transposase, encoding MKDQITHLPDNADRSVAKQKFKITNWPTYNKALINRGSITFWLDDEAIQAWYESAAPSSRGRPQRYSDLAITTVLVIKRVFRLTLRAAQGFIDSIFSLMNVPLRCPDYSCVSRRAKSVNVSFKTPTRGEIAHLVIDSTGLKVFGEGEWKVKKHGQERRRIWRKLHLAVDSKTHEIICADLSLNNVTDSEAFPGLIRQTHRKIRSAAADGAYDTRLCHDELRHKKISALIPPRKGAGYWPGEYADRNRAVANQRMTGSNARWKWTTDYNRRSIAETAMYRVKQLFGGSLTLRDYDGQVAEAMALVRALNKMTKAGMPESVRIA
- the pcoS gene encoding two-component sensor histidine kinase, encoding MLTVWWLSSFILISTLNGYFDNQDRDFLTGKLQLTEEFLKTETFRNKTDIKSLSEKINDAMVGHNGLFISIKNMENEKIVELYAKNSVVPAVLLNKSGDILDYMIQTEENNTVYRSISRRVAVTPEQGKSKHVIITVATDTGYHTLFMDKLSTWLFWFNIGLVFISVFLGWLTTRIGLKPLREMTSLASSMTVHSLDQRLNPDLAPPEISETMQEFNNMFDRLEGSFRKLSDFSSDIAHELRTAVSNLMMQTQFALAKERDVSHYREILFAYLEELKRLSRMTSDMLFLARSEHGLLQLDKHDVDLAAELNELRELFEPLADETGKTITVEGEGVVAGDSDMLRRAFSNLLSNAIKYSPDNTCTAIHLERDSDCVNVMITNTMSGQVPANLERLFDRFYRADSSRVHNTEGAGLGLSITRSIIHAHGGELSAEQQGREIVFSVRLLMD